The region TTGTCAATGTTTATAAAAATATTTTTTATTTTTTACTTGAGATGTTGATTTTTATTTCATGCTGAATAACCTTAACGTATCGAACTAAACAGAGCAGGTTTTTGTAAAAAATTCATCTATGCTTCATCTTGTAAATAGTTTCCTTCACTGTATTATAAAAATGCTCAAACCTTAACATGCTTATTTGAAGTCGATTCTGTCCCGTTCACCACTTTTTCGAAAATATGCATCCATCTCTTTAATTGTAGTTCTGTATCTCTAATACCTTCCTGCGAGTTAAAGTCACCTTTTTGAGGAAAGAACATTACTCTCCACTCAGGATACTGAACATCATCTAAAGCGATATAAAAACCTGATTCTCTGAAGTCGTGTGTGCGGTCGAGTTCTCTATCCAAGCCTGTTCTTTGTCGTGTAGTTGAAAGGTTGTATCGCCATTCTTTTACAGCAGAGAAGGGGTAGGTCTTTTGTTTATTCTCTTCCTTGAGATGGATCAGTTCTCGGTGCTGGTCGAGTTTCATTGAAGTTGGACCAAATTCATGACTCCACATCCCGTCTTGCTCGCCAAAATGATCCTTGGTGCTGGCATTCCACTTCTTGATGCGGAATTTTTTATAAGCAAACATCAAGAGCATGATGCTGGCGAAAAT is a window of Pantoea rwandensis DNA encoding:
- a CDS encoding DUF4755 domain-containing protein, encoding MTVMTEVKQPNFLMMKRVWMAIALPIVIFYFLGMKGLVELAVIWIFASIMLLMFAYKKFRIKKWNASTKDHFGEQDGMWSHEFGPTSMKLDQHRELIHLKEENKQKTYPFSAVKEWRYNLSTTRQRTGLDRELDRTHDFRESGFYIALDDVQYPEWRVMFFPQKGDFNSQEGIRDTELQLKRWMHIFEKVVNGTESTSNKHVKV